AAATTCACGGGCGCGGTGACACTTGAAAAAGTGGTCAGACGCGTCTGGCTGGTTATGCAAACGCGTCGAAGTCCTTTCACAATAGGTGATGCGTTATGCCGGCGATCATGCAGTTGCTGGCCGACCTGGCGACAGGGGTGGCTCTCCTCACCATACCGGTCCTGGCGATCTATCTGATTTTCAGCAATCGCCTGAAGATGAACGGCCTCTACTGGCTACTCGTCGTGCTCCTCTTCACGGCCGGCTTGTTGCACCTGGTGCAAGCGGCTCCTTGGCTAGGACAAACCAGCCTGCCGTCGATTATCAGCTTGACGATGACGGCTCTCTCGTGGGCCACGCTCATCACGCTGCTAATTGTCGTGCCGAAGATCTTAAAACGCCGCAGCCCGGAAGAACTCCAGCATCAGATTCAGCAGCGAGAACAAGCTGAACAACGCTTGCGAGAGACAATCGCCCTTTATCAATCACTGAACGAAAGTCTGCCGCTGAATGTAATCCGCAAGGATATTGAAGGGGCATTCATCGACTGCAATCAGCGCTTTTGCGATACGTTGCAAATGACTCGCGAGCAGATTCTGCACAAAACCGACTTCGATTTCTATCCCGAATCGCAAGCGCAGAAGTATCGGCACGACGACGTGCAAGTAATCAGCACCGGCCAACCGCTGGAACTAGTAGAAGAGTATGTGGGACCGACTGGCGAACGACTCTACATGCAGGTCCTTAAAGCGCCCGTCCGCGATTCGACCGGCCGAATTGTGGGCATCCAGGGGATGTTTTGGGACGTCACGCAGCGAATGCGCGCCGAAGAAAAGCTGCGGACAAGTGACGCCAAGTTTCGCAAGCTAGTGCAATCGAGCATCATGGGCGTAATGGTTGCCGATTTTGCCGGGCATGTAATTGAATCCAACGATGCCTACTTGGCCATCGTTGGTTATTCGCGAGACGAACTGCTAAGTGGCCGGGTGCGCTGGGATCAACTTACCCCGCCCGAGTTTCGCGCCGATGACGAGCGCGCTATTGCAACGCTGCTTCAACACGACGATTGCCCGCCGTGGGAAAAAGAGTTTATCCATCGCGATGGCCATCGCGTGCCAGTGCTCATTGGCGTGACGATGCTTGATCGTGAGCAACAAGAGTGTATTTGCTTCGTACTCGATATCACCCGGCAAAAGCAAACCGAGAAAGACCTGAAATCGGCGAAAGAACTGGCCGATCTCGCCAGTCGGGCGAAGAGCCAATTCCTGGCCAACATGAGTCACGAAGTGCGCACTCCCATGAACGCGGTCATTGGCCTGACAGAACTGGTCCTTAATACTCCGCTTGAAGCTCAGCAGCGCGAGTATTTGCAACTTGTCCTGCAATCGGGTGAGGGATTACTGTCCGTAATCAACGATGTGCTCGATTTTTCCAAGGTCGAATCCGGGCACGTGCAACTTGATCTGCAGCCAATGAATGTGCGCGAGTGTTTGGGCGACGCGCTCAAGTCGCTGGCGGTCAGGGCGCACGGCAAGCAACTCGAACTGCTGCTGGATGTAGCCACTGATGTTCCCGAGTGGTACGCGGCCGATCGAGGTCGCCTCCGGCAAATCATCATCAACCTCGTCAGCAATTCGATCAAGTTCACCTATGCCGGTGAGATTGTGGTGAGCGTGCGGCGTGGTGCCACGACGACGCAGGAGGGTGGCGAAACAGTTCCACTTACCTTCTGCGTATCCGATACGGGGATCGGCATTGCTCCTGAAAAACAACGACTAATTTTCGAGCCGTTCGAGCAGGCCGATGCGTCGACCACGCGTCAATTCGGCGGCACGGGGTTGGGCCTGACGATCGTGCAACGTCTCGTCGAATTGATGGGAGGACACATCACAATCGAAAGCGAACTCGGCCAAGGAAGCAAGTTCAGCTTCACACTGCAACTCGAACCTTGCGAACCACCTGCGCAAGAGGAGCCTGCTCG
Above is a window of Anatilimnocola aggregata DNA encoding:
- a CDS encoding hybrid sensor histidine kinase/response regulator, which translates into the protein MPAIMQLLADLATGVALLTIPVLAIYLIFSNRLKMNGLYWLLVVLLFTAGLLHLVQAAPWLGQTSLPSIISLTMTALSWATLITLLIVVPKILKRRSPEELQHQIQQREQAEQRLRETIALYQSLNESLPLNVIRKDIEGAFIDCNQRFCDTLQMTREQILHKTDFDFYPESQAQKYRHDDVQVISTGQPLELVEEYVGPTGERLYMQVLKAPVRDSTGRIVGIQGMFWDVTQRMRAEEKLRTSDAKFRKLVQSSIMGVMVADFAGHVIESNDAYLAIVGYSRDELLSGRVRWDQLTPPEFRADDERAIATLLQHDDCPPWEKEFIHRDGHRVPVLIGVTMLDREQQECICFVLDITRQKQTEKDLKSAKELADLASRAKSQFLANMSHEVRTPMNAVIGLTELVLNTPLEAQQREYLQLVLQSGEGLLSVINDVLDFSKVESGHVQLDLQPMNVRECLGDALKSLAVRAHGKQLELLLDVATDVPEWYAADRGRLRQIIINLVSNSIKFTYAGEIVVSVRRGATTTQEGGETVPLTFCVSDTGIGIAPEKQRLIFEPFEQADASTTRQFGGTGLGLTIVQRLVELMGGHITIESELGQGSKFSFTLQLEPCEPPAQEEPAREGSLDGARVVVIENHPTSRRIIEATLRSWRMEPVMYDSASAGRALLEGSNGHAPCDVLLTDIRIGDGNAWSLLEQLRAHPATAELPVVVLLSHDSSDLAPQCQKLGVQQRLFKPFKQSELFDAIAAAMHLDLRGGTAAATSADSKSSVSVRSLRILLAEDSLVNQRLAVGVLERLGHEATIANNGHEVLDLLQREKFDLALMDIQMPELDGLETTQRIRAQELKTGGHLPIVAVTAHALKGDRERCLEVGMDGYVSKPIRQKQLIDEMERVLGMAVVPFDSTVVAVQSAAGNFVDWRVALEFCNGDPELLREIAEAFLEEWPKRTTEMRRALDDSNFDLLHRAAHTIKGSLRYFGADEPFATALELENLGGKQSLAGAEEKWTRLQQQVQQVVPLLVAFVQGKVQLPTA